A genomic segment from Bufo bufo chromosome 8, aBufBuf1.1, whole genome shotgun sequence encodes:
- the LOC120977193 gene encoding carbohydrate sulfotransferase 4-like — protein MPIRSIYYFCLLFVIIFLSYELYQVSVISSTKSYETKKRPIHVLIISSWRSGSSFIGQIFNHHPNVFYLFEPGHSVWMRFKTQGAKLLHYAVRDLIHSLFTCDVSPLQQYVSEDRRYISSMKFFAESRALCSPPSCLHPVVPGGYNRSICYQLCGKSTFDKMAEACHTYSHRIMKTVRILDLTVLLPLFRDPELDLRIIHLVRDPRAIASSREYFSLTIDDEILLKEYDKATEGPVMATICNAQANISRMVKAVGQESRYMLIRHEDLSKEPIVNAKKIYEFSGLEMTPDLERWVHNVTHVQKKESGFMSFSKQSSKVIQKWRKTMDFKKIKEIEEYCKEAMDLFGYLPVSSMSDLKNMSRDLVL, from the coding sequence ATGCCCATCCGTTCGATCTACTACTTCTGTCTTCTTTTCGTTATCATTTTCCTTTCATATGAGTTATACCAAGTCAGTGTGATTTCCAGCACCAAATCCTATGAAACAAAGAAGAGACCCATCCATGTTCTCATTATATCTTCCTGGCGTTCTGGCTCTTCCTTCATTGGGCAGATCTTCAATCACCACCCCAATGTCTTTTATCTCTTTGAACCTGGACATTCAGTCTGGATGAGATTTAAAACACAAGGGGCCAAACTGCTTCACTACGCAGTCAGAGACCTCATTCACTCACTTTTTACTTGTGATGTTAGCCCTCTCCAACAGTATGTATCTGAAGATAGACGGTACATCTCCAGCATGAAGTTCTTTGCAGAGAGTCGTGCTTTGTGCTCACCACCATCTTGTTTGCATCCAGTGGTTCCTGGAGGCTATAATCGATCAATATGTTACCAACTCTGTGGGAAGTCTACCTTTGATAAAATGGCAGAGGCATGTCACACATATAGTCACAGGATCATGAAGACAGTTCGAATTCTAGACCTTACTGTTCTCCTTCCACTTTTTCGAGACCCTGAACTTGATCTGCGAATCATTCATCTTGTGAGAGACCCCAGAGCAATAGCATCATCAAGGGAATACTTTAGCCTCACTATTGATGATGAAATTCTACTTAAGGAGTATGACAAGGCCACAGAGGGTCCAGTCATGGCCACCATCTGCAATGCACAAGCAAATATAAGCAGAATGGTCAAAGCAGTTGGACAAGAGAGTCGATATATGCTAATTCGGCATGAAGATTTGTCAAAAGAGCCAATTGTGAatgccaaaaaaatatatgaattttCTGGCCTTGAAATGACACCAGATCTGGAGAGATGGGTACATAATGTCACCCATGTCCAAAAAAAAGAGAGCGGATTCATGTCATTTTCTAAACAGTCTTCAAAGGTAATTCAAAAATGGAGAAAGACCATGgacttcaaaaaaataaaggagatTGAAGAATACTGCAAGGAAGCCATGGATTTGTTTGGATACTTGCCAGTAAGTTCAATGAGtgatctaaagaacatgagtcgAGATTTAGTTTTATGA